From a region of the Triticum aestivum cultivar Chinese Spring chromosome 7D, IWGSC CS RefSeq v2.1, whole genome shotgun sequence genome:
- the LOC123166384 gene encoding uncharacterized protein translates to MYEGTGRGGHPSAASRDIAAPPTHSLQPHPPSMALRALMARVRTSAPALRLQTPALGFSPLPGGRPNFHSAAAATRRLSPPAGGRPCLISTRFLRTRINLESASQEELLREATFLEEQIKECLNRTLKEKERSDLIMKDTWSTLKRMACCAVVVKVIAFFISPSELAEEDEVMN, encoded by the exons ATGTACGAGGGGACGGGACGAGGTGGACACCCGTCCGCTGCTTCGAGAGACATCGCCGCGCCGCCAACCCACAGCCTCCAGCCTCATCCGCCATCCATGGCGCTGCGTGCCCTGATGGCGAGGGTGCGGACTTCCGCCCCTGCGCTCCGCCTCCAGACGCCGGCCCTCGGCTTCTCCCCTCTGCCCGGCGGCCGCCCCAACTTCCACTCCGCCGCTGCTGCCACCCGCCGCCTCTCCCCTCCGGCCGGCGGTCGTCCCTGCCTCATCTCCACCAGATTCCTG CGCACAAGAATTAACTTGGAATCAGCTAGCCAGGAGGAGCTCTTACGAGAGGCAACCTTTTTAGAGGAACAGATCAAAGAGTGTCTGAACCGTACGCT CAAGGAGAAGGAGAGGTCTGATCTAATCATGAAGGATACTTGGAGTACTCTAAAGCGTATGGCCTGTTGTGCTGTTGTGGTGAAAGTCATAGCATTTTTCATTTCTCCTAGTGAACTGGCGGAAGAAGATGAGGTGATGAACTAG